The DNA region CTCCCAGCGCGTCGAGCGCACCCGGCAGAGCTTCGCCGCCGCGGCCGGCGAGGAGGACGAGGCGGACGACGCCGCGCGCGCGACCACCGGCGCCCGCGCCGCCGCGGACACCGGCGCGGGCGACGCCCGCCCGGCCGGAGAGCCGCACACCGCCTGAGCCTTCTCTCATAGGCTTGCTCCTGGGGATCGGCGTGGGGCGAGGGGAGAGGGTGGGACCTGTGGGAGTCGAGGAGAAGGTCCGGGGGAAACGGGTGCCGCGGGCCGTCCGCGAGCAGCAGATGCTCGACGCGGCGGTGGCGGCGTTCGCCAGGCGCGGCTACCGCGCCGCCTCCATGGACGAGATCGCCGTCGCGGCCGGCGTCAGCAAGCCGCTGGTCTACCTCTACCTGAACTCCAAGGACGACCTGTTCACCGCGTGCATCCGGCGCGAGGCCGAGGCGCTCAAGGCGGCGGTGCGCGCGTCGGTCGAGGTCGGCGCGCCGGCCGACCGGCAGTTGTGGAGCGGGCTGCTGGGCTTCTTCGAGTACACCGCGGCCCACCCCGACGGCTGGACGATCCTGTACAGCCAGGCGCGTACGGTCGGCGAGCCGTTCGCGGACGAGGTGGCCGCGATGCGGGCGGAGATCGTGGAGTTCGTGCGCGGGCTGATCGCGGCGGCGGCGCGGGACGCGGAGTGCGACGAGGAGCTGGCCGAGCGGGAGGTGGCGGCGCTCGCCCACGCGCTGGTCGGCGCCGCGGAGTCGCTGGCCGGCCGGCCCGGCCCCGCGACGGGCCGCGAGAACGCGGCGACGCTGATGAACTTCGCGTGGTCCGGCCTGGCCAACCTCATGTCCGGCCACACCTGGACCCCCTCCGGTTTCCGCCCGACGCCGCGCGCCGGCCGCTGAGCCACCCGGCCGCCCCCACGCCGGGCGTCTCAGCGGTCGAACGTGCCGGTCACATGGACGTCGTGCGCCGAGCGGACCTCGAAGCGGGCGCCCCGCGCGGCGTAGGAGACCTCCGCGGGGAGCGGGATGGGGCGGCGGAAGGACGCGGCCAGGTGCGTCACGTCAGGCCCGGCGGCGGCGACGCAGCGGGCCACCGTCCACATGCCGTGCACGATCGCCCGGGGGAAGCCCAGCGGTCGCGCCGTCCACGGGTAGAGGTGGATCGGGTTCCAGTCGCCGGTCACCCGGGCGTGCCGGCGCCCGAGGTCCGCGCCCAGCCGCCACCGCGCGACCTCCGGCAGCGGCCCCGCTGGCCCCGCAGGCCCCGCCGGCTCGGGCGGCTCGGGCGGCCCGGCAGCGTCGGCGCGCGCGGCCGCCGCCTCGTCCACCCGGTGCCGCGCCAGATACGTGCTGCGGTCGCACCAGACCGTTTGCCCGCCGAGCCGCGCCTGCGTCACCATCACGACCTCCGTCCCGCGCCGGTGCGCGCGCAACCCCTCCGCGTACACCACCAGGTCCGGCCGGTCGCCCGCGGTCAGCGGCCGGGACGCCTGGATGTCGATCGAGGTGTGCACCAGCCCCATCAGCGGCAGCGGGAACGCCCGGGCCGCCATGATCCGCGCGGCCAGCGGAAAGCCCAGCACATGGGGGTAGGTCAGCGGCAGCACGGCTCCCGCGCCGGCCTCGGCGCCAAGCCCCGCGCCGTCTCCGCCAAGCTCCCCGCCGGCCCCGCCGGCCTCCGCGTCGGCCCTCGCGTCCGCCCGCGGGTCCGGCGCGAAA from Actinacidiphila sp. DG2A-62 includes:
- a CDS encoding TetR/AcrR family transcriptional regulator — translated: MLDAAVAAFARRGYRAASMDEIAVAAGVSKPLVYLYLNSKDDLFTACIRREAEALKAAVRASVEVGAPADRQLWSGLLGFFEYTAAHPDGWTILYSQARTVGEPFADEVAAMRAEIVEFVRGLIAAAARDAECDEELAEREVAALAHALVGAAESLAGRPGPATGRENAATLMNFAWSGLANLMSGHTWTPSGFRPTPRAGR
- a CDS encoding MaoC family dehydratase — encoded protein: MALALTLVRGAVAGLGKRPSPAAELPPTVLTRTAVRVDPARLAAYARVCGFAPDPRADARADAEAGGAGGELGGDGAGLGAEAGAGAVLPLTYPHVLGFPLAARIMAARAFPLPLMGLVHTSIDIQASRPLTAGDRPDLVVYAEGLRAHRRGTEVVMVTQARLGGQTVWCDRSTYLARHRVDEAAAARADAAGPPEPPEPAGPAGPAGPLPEVARWRLGADLGRRHARVTGDWNPIHLYPWTARPLGFPRAIVHGMWTVARCVAAAGPDVTHLAASFRRPIPLPAEVSYAARGARFEVRSAHDVHVTGTFDR